The genomic window TCGTCATCCTCGATCGGGAGATCGGCCTCGAGATCGTCTTTCTGCTGCTCGCGACGCTCTGGGCATTTCTCGTCCCGCTCAACGGTGGTATCGACATCTTCGACATGCTGTTTCTGGTCGGCCTGTACGTCTGCTACATCGCAGTGATCCTCCGCGGCGAGGTCGAACCGGACATGGACCACGTCGGCGTCCCGGCGTACCTCCAGAACTTTTCGAAGCCGCGCCGGATCGCGACCGTCTTCCTCCTCTTTGCCTACTCGGGCCTGTTGATCTTCACGGCCGTCGAGCCGTTCGCCCACGGCCTCGAGTCCCTCGGCGAGAGCGTCGGCATTCCCTCGTTTTTCATGATCCAGTGGATCGCGCCGCTGGCCTCCGAAGCGCCGGAACTCATCGTCGTCGTCTATCTGGTGAACAAGGCGCGCTCGACGGCGGGCTTTAACGCACTGATCTCCTCGAAGCTCAACCAGTGGACGCTGCTCATCGGGACCCTCGTCGTCGTTCACTCGATCGCGCTGGGTGAGTACGGCACCCTCTCGTTCGACTTCAAGCAGTCGGCCGAAATCTGGCTCACTGCCGCGCAGTCGTTCTTCGCCATCTCGCTGCTGATCCGGTTCGAAATCTCGGTCGGGGAAGCGCTCACGCTGCTCGCACTGTTCCTCTCGCAGGTCTTCCTCGAGTTCGCCATCATCCGCGAGTTCGTCACCCTGCCGGTCTCGAGCACCCAACTCCTGCTCGTCTACAGCGCGATTTACCTCGTGCTCGGGACGGCGCTGTTCGTCAGCCGCCGGCGGGCGCTCGGTCGGCTCGTCCGGCGAACCGCGGGGACGGTCGGCGACGCGATGTCGATCGGCGGGGAGAAGCCCCAGAGCGCCGACGACTGAAGTCGCCGGCCATACGTCTACGTTCGTAGCTGTCGTCGACCCTGTCGATGCTCTCGAGCGGTCCGCTGCGGTCGGAGACGGCGCTCACGATCGCGGCCGCAATCGCTCTCGCTGCCGTTCACCTCCTCGCCGGTCGGCTTGGCGTCGGCGGCCGAATTCCCCGGAGCCGATGGCTGTCGATCGCCGGCGGCGTCTCGGTCGCGTACGTGTTCGTCCACCTCCTGCCCGAGGTCCGGGAGGCCGCGGCGACGCTCGCGGAACACGGACCGGCGACCGGCGTCGCCGAACACCACGGCTATCTGATCGCCCTCCTCGGGTTCGTCGTGTTCTACGGCCTCGAGCAACTCGCTCGTCTGACCACCGACGACCGGAGACGAGAGGACGAGACTACCGGAGCGAGGCTGTTCTGGGTCCACGTCGGCTCGTTCGCCGCCTACAACGGTATCGTCGGCTATCTCCTGTGGGATCGCGAACTCGGTAGTCTGTTCCTGTTTTCCGTCGCGATGGCGCTGCACTTTCTGGTCACGGACGACGGCCTCCGGACCCATCACGGCGCGACGTACCACCGCCGCGGTCGGTGGGTGCTGTCGGCGGCGGTGATCGCCGGATTCGGAGCCGGCTACGTCCTCGAGGAGACCGAACTCCTCCTCGCGGTGTTCGTGCCGTTTCTGGCCGGCGGCATCGTTCTCAACGTGATCAAGGAAGAACTGCCGTCTGACCGCGAGAGCCGGTTCTGGGCGTTCGCGGGCGGTGCGGCGGGCTATGCCGTCCTGTTGCTCTTCGTTTGAGTTCGGCCGATCGTCGCACCCGGCAGACGCGGCCGACTGCGGTCGGTCCCGAACCCCAAACGGGAGCGTTTTACCATCTCGCCGTAATCCTCCGCTATGAAACTTCGACGGCCGCGCCGGCCGCGCGATTTCCGGCTTGCGGACTCGGCACAGCAGATCGTCGGCGGGTTCCTGCTCGCCGGCCCCTTCGTGGTTACCGAGGAGGTCTGGGACCTCGCGAAGAGCATGAACCTCTTTCAGGCGATCGGGACCGTGATCGTGGTGTTCGGGATCGGCTACGGGGCACTGTACACGGCCGATACGACTCGCGACCCGGACGACGAACAGGAGGTCGTCGGCGTCCCGCTTCGGTTCATCTCGCTGATGATCGTCTCGTTCGGCGCGGTAGCGCTGCTCGCGCTGTTACTCGACGCACCCGATACCTTCCTCGGGGACGAGACGACCAGCGTCGCCGTGAAGACGACGATCAAGGCCGTGAGCGTCGGCTCGGTGTTCAGTGTCGTCGGCGCCGCGACGGCCGACAGCATCTTCTCGAAGTAACGCCGGTCGTCCGGTCTCAGAGGTGCGAGTCGTCGTACGACTCCTTGGATCGCTCCGCGTGTGCGTTGCCGCAATCACTGCACTCCAGCCGTTCCATGTTGTCCATCGAGACGTCGAGCGAGCCGCAGTTCGCACAGTAATACCCGTACTGTTCCGTGTGGTCTTCGTCCTCGTAGGTGACGAAAAACGACGCCGCGGTGCCGGATTCTTCCTCCTCGCGAGCGATATAGAGCGTCTCGTCGCCGTCGGTCGCCGTCAGGGTTCCGTCGACCGTCTCCGTCTCGGGGAACTCGTCGGTCTGTGCGTCCTCGCCGTCCGCTCGCGATTCCGTCGGGAGGGCCACGTCGACGTCCGCGTCCGCGTACACGTACTTCACGAGGGACTCACCGGCGACCTCGATGCGCCGGTCCCCGTTGTGCTCGAGGCCGAAGCGCTCGACGAACTGGTGGCCCTCGGTGTTCGCCTCGAGGACGGTGGCGCAGACGTGCTCGGCCCCCCGATTGCGGAGCGTCTCGCTCGCGGTCTCGTAGAGCTCCGTCCCGATCCCCTTCCCTCGGTGTTCGGGATCGACGAAGAGCCAGTTCACTTCGCCCCACTCGTCCTCGAGTCGGCCTTCGACGAACCCGGCGATGACCGTGCTCTCGAGCTCGTCGCCGGTCTCGACGACGTGGAGCAGCGTGTCCCCGTCGTCGATCTTGTCGGCCACGGCGTCGTCGCCGAACTGATCGTCGGTGATCCCGTCGATCTGTCCCGGACTGAGCCTGAACGATGTCGTCATCGAACTGTCTATGACTTCCCGAATCCGCTCGGCCTCGTCCGGCTCCGGTTCCCGAATCTCCATATCGGATACTCGGTATCGTCCCGGATAAGATGGCTGCAGGCGGGGACAGGCGGACTTATTTGGGGAGCCAACCCCGTCGGCTGCCGGCCGCCGCCTCGCCTCGACCCCGCGTGAACCGGACCGCTCGAGCGGGACTTACGCGTCGCCGCCGGTGACGACCACCGGGCGGTCCGAACTGAGGATAATGCCCTGCGTCGTGCTGCCGAAAATCGCTTTGCCCACCGGCGAGCGCTTGCGGCCGCCGAGCACGATCGAGTCGACGTCGTAGGCCTCGGCCGCCTCGAGAATGTCGTCTTCGGTATCGCCGCTGTCTTCGAGGACCGTCACTTCGATGTCGGCGTCCTCGAGGGCCTCCTGTGCGCGGCGAACGGAGCCGATCCGCGAGGCCGATTTGAACTTCTCGAAC from Natrinema versiforme includes these protein-coding regions:
- a CDS encoding sodium:calcium antiporter; protein product: MRRRVLGAISAAVALTLPWVVVSGATDLLPRLATVAGFEYQPPVALTTLSTLGTVIVTGLAVLGAAFLLAWAAETAEKDVPQAFAIAVLAVLAVAPEYAVDALYAWNAGVFAGTERGIEAGNLAVANMTGANRILIGIGWAGVALFTIFRRGSAADPAVEQRSGRFSNVVILDREIGLEIVFLLLATLWAFLVPLNGGIDIFDMLFLVGLYVCYIAVILRGEVEPDMDHVGVPAYLQNFSKPRRIATVFLLFAYSGLLIFTAVEPFAHGLESLGESVGIPSFFMIQWIAPLASEAPELIVVVYLVNKARSTAGFNALISSKLNQWTLLIGTLVVVHSIALGEYGTLSFDFKQSAEIWLTAAQSFFAISLLIRFEISVGEALTLLALFLSQVFLEFAIIREFVTLPVSSTQLLLVYSAIYLVLGTALFVSRRRALGRLVRRTAGTVGDAMSIGGEKPQSADD
- a CDS encoding DUF2391 family protein, encoding MKLRRPRRPRDFRLADSAQQIVGGFLLAGPFVVTEEVWDLAKSMNLFQAIGTVIVVFGIGYGALYTADTTRDPDDEQEVVGVPLRFISLMIVSFGAVALLALLLDAPDTFLGDETTSVAVKTTIKAVSVGSVFSVVGAATADSIFSK
- a CDS encoding GNAT family N-acetyltransferase → MEIREPEPDEAERIREVIDSSMTTSFRLSPGQIDGITDDQFGDDAVADKIDDGDTLLHVVETGDELESTVIAGFVEGRLEDEWGEVNWLFVDPEHRGKGIGTELYETASETLRNRGAEHVCATVLEANTEGHQFVERFGLEHNGDRRIEVAGESLVKYVYADADVDVALPTESRADGEDAQTDEFPETETVDGTLTATDGDETLYIAREEEESGTAASFFVTYEDEDHTEQYGYYCANCGSLDVSMDNMERLECSDCGNAHAERSKESYDDSHL
- a CDS encoding universal stress protein, whose protein sequence is MYRVLIPVDTNEDRALAQADYVASLPDAAQAVEAYVLFVFTEDSDDLPQEFEKFKSASRIGSVRRAQEALEDADIEVTVLEDSGDTEDDILEAAEAYDVDSIVLGGRKRSPVGKAIFGSTTQGIILSSDRPVVVTGGDA